Proteins from a single region of Dyadobacter fanqingshengii:
- the pyk gene encoding pyruvate kinase gives MSSKKTRIVATVGPASETKETLYALAKAGVNVFRLNFSHGTHADHLQRLTTIREINEEHGLNLAILQDLQGPKIRIGMVAEKDGVLIEAGNKLILSNTEVLGTAEKVSTPYDGMYNDVKIGDRILMDDGKLEVLVTGMDGSDVITEVIYGGYLKSKKGVNLPNTKVSMPSVTAKDYEDLDFGLENNVEWVALSFVRTASELIKVKEYIASKGKTARLVAKIEKPEAILNIDEIIEATDAIMVARGDLGVELPAEEVPMIQKMIVDKCNKAGKPVIVATQMLESMIDSPRATRAELNDVANSVLDGADAVMLSAETASGKYPLLAVESMTRTIERVETSTNSIYFKHHAAVSESTSVNKINDYVVMSACRLARDTQAKAIIGITRSGYTSFRLSHHRPKAGLLIFTSNKVLMNQLALYWGTKVYFYDRDQDASTDDLIEDIKQILVDKGELQKGDVFINTLSIPVSRQRKTNTVKLSVVE, from the coding sequence ATGTCTTCCAAAAAAACCAGAATTGTTGCTACCGTAGGTCCAGCCTCCGAAACAAAAGAAACATTGTATGCGTTGGCCAAAGCCGGGGTAAACGTTTTTCGCCTAAATTTCTCTCACGGTACTCATGCTGATCACCTCCAAAGATTAACCACCATTCGGGAAATCAACGAAGAACACGGCTTAAATCTCGCTATTCTACAAGATTTGCAGGGACCAAAAATCCGTATCGGAATGGTTGCCGAAAAAGACGGAGTCCTGATCGAAGCCGGTAATAAATTGATATTATCCAACACAGAAGTGCTTGGAACAGCTGAAAAAGTGAGCACGCCGTACGACGGCATGTACAACGACGTTAAAATCGGTGACCGTATCCTGATGGACGATGGAAAACTGGAAGTGCTTGTAACAGGAATGGACGGATCGGATGTGATTACCGAAGTAATATATGGTGGTTACCTGAAATCTAAAAAAGGTGTAAACCTGCCGAATACAAAGGTTTCAATGCCTTCTGTTACCGCGAAAGATTACGAAGATCTGGATTTTGGTCTTGAAAATAATGTAGAATGGGTGGCATTATCGTTCGTTCGCACAGCTTCGGAACTAATAAAAGTAAAAGAATACATTGCCAGCAAAGGCAAAACGGCGCGTCTGGTTGCTAAAATCGAGAAGCCGGAAGCAATTCTGAACATTGATGAAATTATCGAAGCTACGGACGCTATTATGGTTGCCCGCGGCGATTTGGGTGTGGAGCTTCCGGCAGAAGAAGTGCCAATGATCCAGAAAATGATCGTTGACAAATGTAACAAGGCCGGCAAACCGGTGATCGTAGCGACGCAAATGCTGGAAAGCATGATCGACAGCCCACGTGCAACCCGCGCCGAGCTGAATGACGTTGCAAATTCAGTCCTTGACGGCGCAGATGCGGTAATGCTTAGTGCTGAAACCGCATCAGGAAAATATCCGTTGTTAGCCGTTGAAAGCATGACAAGAACGATCGAAAGAGTTGAAACTTCGACAAACAGCATTTATTTCAAACACCATGCTGCGGTAAGTGAAAGTACGAGCGTCAACAAAATCAATGATTACGTTGTGATGAGTGCTTGCCGTTTGGCACGTGACACACAAGCGAAGGCAATTATCGGGATTACGCGTTCCGGATATACGTCTTTCCGTCTTTCGCATCACCGCCCAAAGGCCGGCTTATTGATTTTCACTTCCAATAAGGTGTTAATGAATCAATTAGCATTGTATTGGGGAACAAAAGTGTACTTCTACGACCGCGATCAAGATGCTTCTACGGACGATTTGATTGAAGATATCAAGCAGATTTTGGTCGATAAAGGAGAATTGCAAAAGGGTGATGTTTTCATTAACACGCTCAGCATTCCCGTTTCAAGACAACGTAAGACGAATACAGTGAAATTGAGTGTTGTAGAATAA
- a CDS encoding YtxH domain-containing protein — protein sequence MNKNQKFLIGAIGALFTGIAIGLLVAPKDGKDTRKLIKSKANDLGGNAKDKYEKSLEELSVLADKLKDGFLKNVSSVKDKAGSVADNVNERVRGVVNNNG from the coding sequence ATGAACAAGAATCAAAAATTTCTGATAGGCGCAATTGGAGCACTTTTTACAGGCATTGCAATTGGCCTTTTGGTTGCTCCTAAGGACGGAAAAGATACACGCAAGCTGATCAAGAGCAAAGCAAATGATCTTGGTGGAAATGCAAAAGATAAATACGAAAAAAGCCTTGAAGAGTTGTCAGTTTTAGCCGACAAATTGAAAGACGGTTTTTTGAAAAATGTTAGTTCTGTGAAGGACAAAGCCGGTTCAGTAGCAGACAATGTGAATGAAAGAGTACGTGGTGTAGTAAATAATAATGGCTAA
- a CDS encoding Uma2 family endonuclease: MSKSIGHMIASSNPLRVLPKTISAENIPDVLIHEIIDGIPLYRKGYRDVLAKTKTVEDIMGCSSLQFFIIDYILGILYPSIDRQKYIIATNEAGLHLDKRNNLSGDIMIFDKDVLTIDKIDTHYSKVHPKVSIEIDLDVELETFTENGYITIKTQKLLGFGTDKVIWFLTKPKSVMIATKDGEWQTFSWDHDIEILDGITCNVGKYLKDKGSEFA, from the coding sequence ATGAGCAAATCAATAGGACATATGATAGCTTCTTCGAATCCGCTGAGGGTTTTACCTAAAACAATCTCTGCGGAAAATATACCTGACGTTCTGATCCATGAAATAATTGACGGCATACCCTTGTATCGCAAAGGTTACCGTGACGTACTGGCCAAAACGAAAACGGTAGAAGACATTATGGGTTGCAGTTCATTACAGTTTTTCATTATTGATTACATTCTTGGAATTCTATATCCTTCCATTGATAGGCAAAAGTATATTATTGCAACAAATGAAGCCGGACTGCATTTAGATAAAAGAAACAACTTGTCGGGAGACATTATGATCTTTGATAAAGACGTTCTGACTATCGACAAAATCGATACGCATTATTCAAAAGTGCATCCGAAAGTCTCCATTGAAATCGACCTAGACGTGGAATTGGAAACGTTTACTGAGAATGGCTATATAACAATCAAAACGCAAAAGCTTTTGGGGTTCGGGACTGACAAGGTGATCTGGTTTTTGACAAAACCAAAGAGCGTAATGATCGCAACAAAGGACGGCGAATGGCAAACATTCAGTTGGGATCACGATATCGAAATCCTGGATGGCATCACTTGCAATGTTGGTAAATACCTGAAAGACAAGGGATCAGAGTTTGCCTGA
- a CDS encoding YpdA family putative bacillithiol disulfide reductase: protein MHIYDVIVIGGGPCGLAMGVELAKSGLDYLILEKGNLTESIRRYPRRMKFFSTAENIEIGGIPFSISEVKANRNEALQYYRKVAGYFHLNFKLFIDVDRSERQPDGTFLTYSNDGQIFQSKNVVLATGYFDVPRMLNVPGEGLPHVSHYYDEPFKYSFTNVVLVGGSNSSVEAALELYRHDAHVTIVHKEADFRTKVKYWLVPDVKNRVKEGKIHTRFNSITKSIEPGRIEIENIETGETEWLPADFVFLLVGYLPDEHLLARCGVALDEVTKVPSFDKETFETNVPGLYLCGTVMAGVFTEKVFIENGREHAAAIADHLSGREIRVVKELIDRI from the coding sequence ATGCATATATATGATGTAATCGTAATTGGTGGCGGGCCTTGCGGCCTTGCAATGGGTGTGGAACTGGCCAAGAGCGGTTTGGATTATCTGATCCTTGAAAAGGGTAATCTTACCGAATCGATCAGGCGTTATCCCAGACGCATGAAGTTCTTTTCGACAGCGGAGAATATTGAAATCGGTGGGATCCCATTTTCGATTTCCGAGGTGAAAGCCAATCGCAACGAAGCATTGCAGTATTATAGGAAGGTTGCCGGTTATTTTCACTTGAACTTCAAGCTTTTTATTGACGTTGATCGCTCGGAAAGACAGCCCGACGGAACATTTCTGACTTATTCCAATGACGGCCAGATTTTCCAGTCGAAAAATGTTGTGTTGGCAACTGGTTATTTTGATGTGCCAAGAATGCTGAATGTGCCCGGTGAAGGCCTTCCGCATGTTTCGCATTACTATGATGAGCCTTTCAAATATTCCTTTACGAATGTAGTGCTGGTAGGCGGCTCAAATTCTTCGGTGGAGGCGGCATTAGAGCTTTACAGGCACGATGCACATGTCACGATTGTGCATAAGGAGGCGGACTTTCGTACAAAAGTGAAATATTGGCTCGTTCCGGATGTGAAAAACCGGGTGAAGGAAGGGAAGATACACACGCGCTTCAACAGCATTACGAAGTCGATCGAGCCTGGAAGAATTGAAATTGAAAACATTGAAACAGGCGAAACTGAATGGCTGCCAGCCGATTTCGTCTTTTTACTTGTTGGTTATTTGCCTGACGAACATTTACTGGCGCGCTGCGGTGTAGCGCTCGACGAGGTGACCAAAGTTCCATCGTTTGATAAAGAAACATTTGAAACGAATGTGCCTGGGCTTTACCTCTGCGGGACCGTTATGGCGGGCGTTTTTACAGAGAAAGTATTTATTGAAAATGGCCGCGAGCATGCTGCTGCCATCGCGGATCATTTGTCGGGAAGAGAAATTCGGGTTGTTAAGGAATTGATAGACAGGATTTAA
- the priA gene encoding replication restart helicase PriA, with product MASLFEEETTFFADLILPVPIPSLFTYRVPREMSGMIKVGARVIVQFGQKRVITAVVANIHSNPPSKYQAKYILELLDEEPIVTTRQLELFNWVAEYYLCNIGEVLNIALPAGLKITSQSRIQMNPEFEYDDLLTDQERIVVDEIKKHQTLSYEEVERLLQRSNITALIKSLVGKRAVILFEEVKERYKPKVVRKIRLNAVYISNDALSKLAASLDKTPKQQEILLKYLSYIPVYNNPDLNQKGLDKSIFSQDDNVSDASLNTLVKKGIFEQFEIFISRFDDIPASNAVITLTETQKEASKQIHELFAEKEVVLLHGITGSGKTEVYIELIKQVLESGLQVLFLLPEIALTTQIVVRLRKVFGDTMGIYHSKFSDNERVEVWKGILDGKFQFVVGVRSAVFLPFDNLGLIIVDEEHETSYKQHDPAPRYNARDVAVIMSYMHKGKTLLGSATPSLESYYHAQTGRYGFVEMKQRFGNAALPTFELIDTKKEKKSKKMKNEFSSVLIDHLQLNLKNKEQTILFQNRRGYSPYLQCEICNWIPDCANCDVSLTYHMKAGELRCHYCGHKEEVTRTCPQCGSTQVKTMGYGTEKIEDELHSMFPEARVQRMDLDTTRAKNAYQQIISEFEEGGIDILVGTQMVSKGLDFDNVSIVGIFDADRIIHFPEFRASERAFQMLTQVSGRAGRRAEKPGKVLIQTNNPGQKLLDRIINNDYEGMYAAEIEEREKFHYPPFTRLIKVTVKHVDEATSSKAAKILAEKLTANLGASRVLGPQPPLVERVRNQFLFDILIKLEREKINFKAAKSFIQEKVIDILTDKTLKSIQVVIDVDCL from the coding sequence ATGGCCTCCCTTTTTGAGGAAGAAACTACTTTTTTTGCCGATCTGATCTTACCGGTTCCGATTCCTTCTTTGTTTACTTACAGGGTTCCCAGGGAAATGAGCGGGATGATCAAGGTCGGTGCGCGGGTGATTGTGCAGTTTGGGCAAAAAAGGGTCATTACGGCTGTCGTTGCAAACATACATTCCAATCCGCCTTCCAAATATCAAGCGAAATACATTCTCGAACTGCTTGACGAAGAGCCAATTGTCACAACCCGCCAGCTTGAATTATTCAATTGGGTTGCGGAATATTATCTATGCAACATTGGCGAAGTGCTTAACATTGCGCTTCCTGCCGGGCTTAAAATTACGAGCCAGTCGAGAATTCAGATGAACCCTGAATTTGAATATGACGATTTGCTGACCGACCAGGAGAGAATCGTTGTGGACGAGATTAAGAAGCACCAAACCCTTTCTTACGAAGAAGTGGAGCGGCTTTTGCAACGCTCCAACATTACGGCGCTAATCAAATCGCTGGTGGGAAAGCGTGCAGTTATCCTTTTTGAGGAGGTTAAGGAGCGATATAAGCCAAAAGTTGTCAGGAAAATAAGACTGAATGCTGTTTACATATCCAATGATGCGCTGTCTAAATTGGCAGCGTCGCTGGATAAAACGCCAAAGCAGCAAGAAATTTTGTTGAAATATCTCAGCTACATTCCTGTTTACAACAATCCGGATCTGAACCAAAAAGGACTGGATAAGTCTATTTTTAGTCAGGATGACAATGTTTCGGATGCCTCGTTAAACACGTTGGTCAAGAAGGGGATTTTCGAGCAATTCGAGATTTTCATTTCAAGATTTGACGACATTCCAGCCAGCAACGCGGTTATTACGTTGACAGAAACGCAAAAAGAGGCATCTAAACAGATCCACGAGCTTTTTGCGGAAAAAGAAGTTGTTCTCTTGCATGGAATTACGGGCAGTGGAAAAACGGAAGTTTACATTGAACTGATCAAACAAGTGTTGGAAAGCGGCTTGCAAGTGCTTTTCCTATTACCTGAAATCGCCTTGACAACCCAGATTGTTGTCAGGTTAAGGAAGGTTTTTGGGGATACGATGGGCATTTATCATTCCAAATTTTCCGATAATGAACGCGTTGAAGTTTGGAAAGGGATTCTGGACGGGAAATTTCAGTTTGTGGTTGGCGTTCGTTCTGCTGTTTTTCTTCCGTTTGATAATCTTGGTTTGATCATTGTTGACGAGGAGCACGAAACTTCCTACAAACAGCACGATCCCGCACCACGTTACAATGCGCGCGACGTTGCTGTGATCATGTCATATATGCATAAAGGCAAAACGCTGCTTGGCTCCGCAACACCTTCATTAGAAAGCTATTATCACGCGCAAACAGGCAGATATGGATTTGTAGAAATGAAGCAACGCTTCGGAAATGCAGCATTGCCCACATTTGAATTAATTGATACAAAAAAAGAAAAAAAGTCGAAGAAGATGAAAAATGAATTTTCATCTGTGCTGATCGATCATTTGCAACTAAATCTGAAAAACAAAGAACAGACAATCCTATTTCAAAACCGCCGCGGTTACTCGCCATACCTGCAATGTGAAATCTGTAACTGGATTCCGGACTGTGCGAATTGTGACGTGAGCCTCACCTATCACATGAAGGCGGGCGAACTGCGGTGCCATTATTGTGGTCACAAAGAAGAAGTTACGCGCACTTGTCCACAATGCGGCTCTACACAGGTGAAAACGATGGGTTACGGGACGGAAAAGATTGAAGATGAACTGCATTCCATGTTTCCGGAGGCGCGTGTGCAGAGAATGGATCTGGACACAACAAGGGCCAAAAACGCTTACCAGCAGATCATCTCCGAATTTGAGGAAGGCGGCATTGACATTCTTGTAGGAACACAAATGGTGAGCAAAGGACTTGATTTTGATAATGTTAGCATTGTCGGGATATTCGACGCGGACCGGATCATTCATTTCCCTGAATTCCGCGCTTCGGAACGGGCATTCCAAATGCTCACACAGGTGAGCGGGCGCGCAGGCCGGCGAGCCGAAAAGCCGGGCAAAGTCCTCATACAAACTAACAATCCCGGCCAAAAATTGCTGGATAGGATCATTAATAACGACTACGAAGGCATGTATGCTGCTGAAATTGAGGAGCGTGAGAAATTTCATTATCCGCCTTTTACGAGACTTATCAAAGTAACGGTTAAGCACGTCGACGAGGCCACTTCCAGCAAGGCAGCCAAGATCCTGGCGGAGAAACTGACGGCCAACTTGGGAGCCAGCCGGGTTCTCGGACCGCAGCCGCCACTGGTGGAAAGAGTAAGAAATCAGTTTTTGTTCGACATTCTCATCAAACTTGAACGAGAAAAGATTAATTTTAAGGCGGCAAAGTCATTTATACAAGAAAAGGTTATTGATATTTTAACCGATAAGACGCTCAAAAGCATCCAGGTCGTCATCGACGTGGACTGTTTATAA
- a CDS encoding BlaI/MecI/CopY family transcriptional regulator, which produces MEIRTLTRAEEEIMRILWQLKKAFVKDILAEMPEPKPAYNTVSTIIRILEKKEVVGYTAYGKTHEYFPLISEEEYKRHEMQQLMVNYFDNSLPNLVSFFVKDNDLKSKDLDEIMKLINDHKNEH; this is translated from the coding sequence ATGGAAATACGCACATTAACCCGTGCCGAGGAAGAGATCATGAGGATCTTATGGCAATTGAAAAAGGCTTTTGTAAAAGACATTTTGGCCGAAATGCCCGAACCAAAGCCTGCTTATAACACGGTATCCACGATCATCAGAATTCTCGAGAAAAAAGAGGTTGTTGGCTACACTGCTTATGGCAAAACGCATGAATATTTTCCACTGATCAGTGAGGAGGAATACAAGCGCCATGAAATGCAACAGCTTATGGTCAACTATTTCGATAATTCACTCCCCAACCTCGTTTCATTCTTCGTGAAAGATAACGATCTCAAAAGCAAGGACCTGGACGAGATCATGAAGCTGATCAACGATCACAAAAACGAACACTAA
- a CDS encoding aminotransferase class IV, whose product MKNLSYHEARLNKTRHELWGFSDYWNLSELIIMPDSVDNALHKCRLSYNGEIEVIKWEPYTARTIRKIQRVYDDNIDYRYKYEARDELNTLFAQRKDADEILIIKNGLVTDSLYCNVAFYNGNAWCTPNSPLLPGTQRACLLEAGVIREAEISENDLGKYSLVKLFNAMVGWENAAQLNIECIV is encoded by the coding sequence TTGAAGAACCTTTCTTACCACGAAGCCAGGCTTAACAAAACGCGTCACGAGTTGTGGGGCTTTTCAGATTATTGGAATCTGTCCGAACTGATCATTATGCCTGATAGTGTGGATAATGCGTTGCACAAATGCAGACTTTCGTACAACGGGGAAATTGAGGTCATTAAATGGGAGCCCTATACGGCCAGAACCATCCGTAAAATCCAGCGTGTATATGACGACAACATTGATTATCGTTATAAATACGAAGCCCGCGATGAGCTTAACACACTTTTCGCCCAACGAAAAGACGCCGACGAAATCCTGATCATCAAAAACGGTCTCGTTACTGACTCGCTCTATTGCAATGTGGCATTCTACAACGGAAACGCCTGGTGTACACCCAATTCACCATTATTACCCGGCACGCAAAGGGCTTGTTTGCTCGAAGCAGGAGTTATTCGTGAGGCTGAGATAAGTGAGAATGATTTGGGAAAATATAGCTTAGTGAAGTTGTTTAATGCGATGGTTGGGTGGGAAAATGCAGCCCAATTAAATATCGAATGCATTGTTTGA
- a CDS encoding aminodeoxychorismate synthase component I → MEDPKRNFAQKLNAWGKSKTPFVFLVDYRIEKPQAWTLDDDNLNEIRFDLNGFRSIDKDEVKSPLPEFQFYKFPVPFEAYEAKFNHVVRNLKAGNSFLVNLSVPTDITTNLSLEEIFGHSEAPYRFLYKNEFVCFSPEIFIKIKGNRISSFPMKGTIDASVPDAENVILADSKEAAEHATIVDLIRNDLSMVAEKVWVEKYRYIDRIQTSDKTLLQVSSEIAGILPDDFEGKFGDLLLQMLPAGSITGAPKPSTLQIIEAAEKYERGFYTGVMGYFDGENFESAVMIRFIENQNGNFVFKSGGGITAQSNAQNEYQELIDKVYLPFAHVPHIMF, encoded by the coding sequence TTGGAAGATCCAAAACGGAATTTTGCACAAAAGCTGAATGCATGGGGAAAATCAAAAACCCCTTTTGTTTTTCTTGTGGATTACCGGATTGAAAAGCCGCAGGCCTGGACATTGGATGATGACAATCTGAATGAAATACGCTTTGATCTGAATGGATTCAGGAGTATAGACAAAGATGAAGTCAAATCGCCGCTCCCGGAATTTCAGTTTTATAAATTCCCTGTTCCGTTTGAGGCATATGAAGCCAAATTCAATCATGTCGTCAGGAATTTAAAGGCTGGCAATTCATTTTTGGTTAACCTGTCGGTTCCTACCGACATCACGACGAATTTGAGCCTGGAAGAAATATTCGGGCACAGCGAGGCACCTTACCGCTTTTTGTATAAAAACGAATTTGTCTGCTTCTCGCCCGAAATTTTTATTAAAATAAAAGGCAACCGGATTTCTTCGTTTCCTATGAAAGGAACCATAGACGCATCGGTTCCGGATGCAGAAAACGTAATTTTAGCCGATTCCAAAGAAGCCGCCGAACACGCCACCATCGTTGATCTCATCCGAAATGATCTGAGTATGGTCGCTGAAAAAGTTTGGGTGGAAAAATATCGCTACATTGATCGCATTCAGACCAGCGATAAGACATTGTTGCAAGTTAGCTCTGAAATTGCTGGCATTCTGCCGGATGACTTTGAAGGGAAATTTGGCGATTTGCTCCTTCAAATGCTCCCAGCAGGCTCCATTACGGGTGCGCCCAAGCCAAGCACATTGCAGATCATTGAAGCTGCCGAAAAATATGAGCGCGGTTTCTATACAGGCGTTATGGGATATTTTGATGGCGAAAATTTTGAAAGTGCCGTCATGATCCGGTTTATTGAGAATCAGAATGGAAACTTCGTCTTCAAAAGCGGCGGTGGGATAACGGCACAAAGCAATGCACAAAATGAATATCAGGAATTAATCGACAAAGTTTACCTCCCCTTCGCCCATGTCCCGCACATTATGTTTTGA
- a CDS encoding YCF48-related protein: MPSSIKLYKRLALIVALIAPQLVSAQWKVIDIKTTIHMRAIHAVSPTTCWIGGSRGTVLKTVNGGKKWLTSKVSGADSLDFRDIHAFSKDVAIAMSAGEAQKDKAKIYRTEDGGLSWLLVYQTTQNGVFLDGIDFWDKNKGICLGDPINGRLFILTTDDGGKSWQELPFEKRPVAEPGEACFAASGTSIIATGKNKAFIGTGGSKMARVFRSEDYGMTWDVSSTPLPAGPTSGIFGLRFWSKKNGIAVGGDYKKTTDSTQNVLITKDGGVTWTLAGMTKPAGLKESVTLYHKTDAVWTGDSEIRSDDYALISSGPSGSSFSENWGKTWHELGKEGFHAMSFAGNVGYGVGANGLIGKIEKFSKKKKRKLVLVEQ, from the coding sequence GTGCCATCAAGCATTAAACTTTACAAACGGCTAGCATTGATTGTTGCGCTTATTGCGCCGCAACTAGTCTCGGCTCAGTGGAAGGTAATTGATATAAAAACGACCATCCATATGCGCGCAATCCATGCCGTTTCGCCTACGACATGCTGGATTGGAGGTTCCAGGGGGACTGTTTTAAAAACCGTTAATGGCGGCAAAAAATGGCTAACATCCAAAGTTTCAGGCGCAGATTCACTTGATTTCCGGGACATTCATGCTTTCAGTAAGGATGTGGCAATCGCAATGAGTGCAGGGGAAGCGCAGAAAGACAAGGCTAAGATTTACCGCACGGAAGATGGCGGATTAAGCTGGTTGCTTGTGTACCAAACTACACAAAATGGGGTTTTTCTGGATGGAATCGACTTTTGGGATAAGAATAAAGGCATATGTTTAGGCGATCCAATCAATGGAAGACTGTTCATTTTGACCACGGACGACGGTGGAAAAAGCTGGCAGGAGTTGCCTTTTGAAAAACGACCGGTTGCTGAACCAGGCGAAGCTTGTTTTGCCGCCAGCGGAACATCCATTATAGCAACCGGAAAAAACAAAGCATTTATCGGAACCGGAGGCAGCAAAATGGCCCGCGTTTTTCGCTCGGAGGATTATGGTATGACCTGGGACGTGTCTTCTACTCCCTTGCCTGCCGGGCCCACAAGCGGCATTTTTGGGCTGAGGTTCTGGTCCAAGAAAAACGGCATTGCAGTGGGTGGAGATTATAAAAAAACGACCGATTCCACGCAAAATGTACTGATAACCAAAGACGGAGGCGTTACCTGGACGTTGGCAGGGATGACCAAGCCGGCAGGATTAAAAGAAAGTGTAACATTATATCACAAAACCGACGCGGTTTGGACAGGCGATTCAGAAATCCGTTCAGACGATTATGCATTGATTTCCAGCGGTCCGTCGGGCAGCAGCTTTTCTGAAAATTGGGGGAAAACATGGCATGAGCTGGGCAAAGAAGGATTTCACGCGATGAGTTTTGCTGGAAATGTTGGCTATGGCGTCGGAGCCAATGGGTTAATCGGTAAGATTGAAAAATTTTCAAAAAAGAAAAAGCGCAAACTGGTGCTTGTTGAACAGTAG